One Mangifera indica cultivar Alphonso chromosome 4, CATAS_Mindica_2.1, whole genome shotgun sequence genomic region harbors:
- the LOC123214938 gene encoding uncharacterized protein LOC123214938 codes for MAAASLQILKSTLFTPVSVSHSNFPGKSDSSGKVRFRSYNCLRGSVGGKFRVCCGVQDGDNNQTNGEEPPESLFIKELKRRGMTPTSLLEDTKRIDYGLNEETKLREGDRSFSKRNTVSAELDKSLSNQRERSMALNSEGLEGLIPRAKLLLRLGGTFFLGFWPLILITVASFSALYLYFGPTFVHDGTETPISPPQYVDPYALLEDERISQIAPRIN; via the exons ATGGCTGCCGCTTCTCTACAGATTCTGAAATCCACTTTGTTTACTCCTGTTTCTGTTTCTCACTCTAATTTTCCCGGAAAATCAGATTCTTCCGGAAAAGTCCGGTTTAGAAGCTATAATTGTTTGAGGGGCTCCGTCGGCGGAAAGTTTAGGGTTTGTTGTGGTGTTCAAGACGGAGATAATAATCAAACCAACG GTGAAGAGCCCCCAGAGTCATTATTTATCAAGGAACTGAAGAGAAGGGGCATGACACCAACTTCATTGCTTGAGGACACAAAGAGGATAGATTATGGATTGAATGAAGAGACAAAATTGAGGGAAGGAGACAGAAGTTTCTCAAAAAGAAATACAGTCTCAGCTGAATTAGATAAAAGCCTATCTAATCAAAGGGAGCGCTCCATGGCATTGAATAGTGAAGGCCTTGAG GGATTGATTCCCCGGGCTAAACTCTTGCTAAGACTTGGTGGAACATTTTTCTTGGGATTTTGGCCATTGATCCTGATAACTGTGGCATCTTTTTCTGCTCTCTATTTA TATTTTGGACCAACCTTTGTTCATGATGGAACTGAAACCCCTATTTCTCCACCGCAATATGTTGATCCGTATGCACTGTTGGAAGATGAAAGAATATCTCAAATTGCCCCTCGTATAAATTGA
- the LOC123213359 gene encoding amino acid permease 6-like isoform X2, which produces MAIGLQESTHDVEIRNSNPKFDDDGQVKRTGTLTTATAHIITAVIGSGVLSLAWAIAQLGWIAGVFVLFIFSIITWFTSTLLIDCYRSPTTGSRNYTYIKVVKANLGGTYYKFCGLAQYGTFIGGTIGYTVTASISLAAIVRSNCFHKKGHNAGCHTSNNKYITAFAITEILLSQIPNFSKLAGLSIIAAVMSFAYSFIGLGLSIAEIAGGNHPKTSLTGVTIGVDVTSSEKVWNSLRAIGNIAVAYTYSIVLVEIQDTLKSSPPENLVMKKASFIGISVTTVFYMLCGILGYAAFGNKAPDNFLTGFGFYEPFWLIDFANMCIVVHLVGAYQLCAGVLSTHIPSCGSMVQPTVAGKQILNKRIQC; this is translated from the exons ATGGCTATAGGGTTACAAGAGAGCACACACGACGTAGAAATCAGAAACTCTAACCCTAAATTTGATGACGATGGTCAAGTAAAACGAACCG GAACGTTGACGACCGCAACTGCACATATCATAACAGCAGTGATTGGATCAGGAGTGTTGTCATTGGCATGGGCCATTGCTCAATTAGGCTGGATTGCGGGGGTTTTTGTTCTCTTCATTTTCTCCATTATTACTTGGTTTACTTCTACTCTTCTTATTGATTGTTACAGATCTCCCACCACTGGATCAAGAAATTACACCTACATCAAAGTTGTAAAAGCCAATTTAG GAGGAACTTATTACAAATTTTGTGGATTAGCTCAGTATGGGACCTTTATTGGAGGAACAATTGGATACACAGTCACTGCATCTATTAGCTTGGC GGCAATTGTCAGATCAAATTGCTTCCACAAGAAAGGTCACAATGCAGGATGCCAcacatcaaataataaatatatcacagCCTTTGCGATCACAGAGATCCTACTAAGCCAAATTCCAAATTTTAGTAAGCTTGCGGGCCTCTCTATTATTGCTGCTGTAATGTCTTTTGCATACTCTTTCATAGGCCTTGGTCTCTCCATAGCAGAAATTGCAG GAGGAAATCATCCGAAGACAAGCTTAACGGGAGTAACCATTGGCGTCGATGTTACAAGCTCAGAGAAAGTCTGGAACTCTTTGCGAGCCATTGGAAACATTGCCGTTGCCTATACTTATTCTATTGTTTTGGTTGAGATACAG GATACACTGAAATCAAGTCCACCAGAGAACCTAGTGATGAAGAAGGCTAGCTTCATTGGCATCTCGGTCACCACTGTGTTTTACATGTTGTGTGGAATTTTAGGTTATGCAGCATTTGGAAACAAAGCACCAGACAACTTTTTAACAGGATTTGGATTTTATGAACCCTTCTGGCTTATTGACTTTGCTAATATGTGCATTGTTGTTCATCTTGTGGGAGCTTACCAG ttgTGTGCAGGTGTTTTGTCAACCCATATACCATCTTGTGGAAGCATGGTTCAGCCAACGGTGGCAGGAAAACAAATTCTTAACAAAAGAATACAGTGTTAA
- the LOC123213359 gene encoding amino acid permease 6-like isoform X1 yields the protein MAIGLQESTHDVEIRNSNPKFDDDGQVKRTGTLTTATAHIITAVIGSGVLSLAWAIAQLGWIAGVFVLFIFSIITWFTSTLLIDCYRSPTTGSRNYTYIKVVKANLGGTYYKFCGLAQYGTFIGGTIGYTVTASISLAAIVRSNCFHKKGHNAGCHTSNNKYITAFAITEILLSQIPNFSKLAGLSIIAAVMSFAYSFIGLGLSIAEIAGGNHPKTSLTGVTIGVDVTSSEKVWNSLRAIGNIAVAYTYSIVLVEIQDTLKSSPPENLVMKKASFIGISVTTVFYMLCGILGYAAFGNKAPDNFLTGFGFYEPFWLIDFANMCIVVHLVGAYQVFCQPIYHLVEAWFSQRWQENKFLTKEYSVKIPMCRVHYVNTFRLVWRTAFVTVTAVIAMIFPFFNSVLSLLGAGSFWPLTVYFPIEMFISRAKIERFSFTWIWLKLLSMVCLIISLIVAVASIQGLVKDLQLFKPFSSVS from the exons ATGGCTATAGGGTTACAAGAGAGCACACACGACGTAGAAATCAGAAACTCTAACCCTAAATTTGATGACGATGGTCAAGTAAAACGAACCG GAACGTTGACGACCGCAACTGCACATATCATAACAGCAGTGATTGGATCAGGAGTGTTGTCATTGGCATGGGCCATTGCTCAATTAGGCTGGATTGCGGGGGTTTTTGTTCTCTTCATTTTCTCCATTATTACTTGGTTTACTTCTACTCTTCTTATTGATTGTTACAGATCTCCCACCACTGGATCAAGAAATTACACCTACATCAAAGTTGTAAAAGCCAATTTAG GAGGAACTTATTACAAATTTTGTGGATTAGCTCAGTATGGGACCTTTATTGGAGGAACAATTGGATACACAGTCACTGCATCTATTAGCTTGGC GGCAATTGTCAGATCAAATTGCTTCCACAAGAAAGGTCACAATGCAGGATGCCAcacatcaaataataaatatatcacagCCTTTGCGATCACAGAGATCCTACTAAGCCAAATTCCAAATTTTAGTAAGCTTGCGGGCCTCTCTATTATTGCTGCTGTAATGTCTTTTGCATACTCTTTCATAGGCCTTGGTCTCTCCATAGCAGAAATTGCAG GAGGAAATCATCCGAAGACAAGCTTAACGGGAGTAACCATTGGCGTCGATGTTACAAGCTCAGAGAAAGTCTGGAACTCTTTGCGAGCCATTGGAAACATTGCCGTTGCCTATACTTATTCTATTGTTTTGGTTGAGATACAG GATACACTGAAATCAAGTCCACCAGAGAACCTAGTGATGAAGAAGGCTAGCTTCATTGGCATCTCGGTCACCACTGTGTTTTACATGTTGTGTGGAATTTTAGGTTATGCAGCATTTGGAAACAAAGCACCAGACAACTTTTTAACAGGATTTGGATTTTATGAACCCTTCTGGCTTATTGACTTTGCTAATATGTGCATTGTTGTTCATCTTGTGGGAGCTTACCAG GTGTTTTGTCAACCCATATACCATCTTGTGGAAGCATGGTTCAGCCAACGGTGGCAGGAAAACAAATTCTTAACAAAAGAATACAGTGTTAAAATTCCCATGTGCAGAGTTCACTATGTGAATACTTTCCGGTTGGTTTGGAGAACAGCTTTTGTAACAGTAACTGCGGTGATTGCGATGATATTCCCCTTTTTCAACAGTGTTCTTTCACTACTTGGAGCTGGTTCATTTTGGCCATTGACAGTTTATTTCCCAATAGAGATGTTCATTTCACGGGCAAAGATTGAACGTTTTTCTTTCACTTGGATATGGCTAAAGCTTTTGTCCATGGTCTGTCTGATCATCTCTCTTATTGTTGCTGTTGCATCCATTCAAGGCCTTGTTAAGGATCTTCAATTATTCAAGCCCTTCAGTTCAGTTTCCTAG